In the Bacteroidota bacterium genome, TGTTTCGGCTGATGATATGTGGCAAGCTTGTCGTAATTTGTTTAAATCATGCGATATTGCTGTACTTTCGGCTGCTGTTGCTGATTTTAAACCTTCCAAGACAGCAACAAATAAAATTAAGAAGTCGAGCGGTTTCAGTACTATTGAATTAGAATATACCACAGATATTTTGGCATCGCTTGGAAAACTAAAGAAGAAACAGCAAATATTAGTAGGTTTTGCACTTGAAACCGATAATGAAATTGAGCATGCTAAAGCCAAGATTAAAAATAAAAATCTCGATTTTATTGTTTTAAATTCATTAAACGACAAAGGAGCAGGCTTTAAAAGCGATACCAATAAAATTACACTTATTGACAAGCATAATAAAATTACGAAATTTGAGTTGAAAAGTAAGCAGGAAGTAGCTATTGATATTGTTCAAAAAGTGATTGAAATAGTTCGCTAAAAACTTCAATAAAAACTCTACTAGCATAAAAGTAAAGACACGATTGAACTTGGTAATGATGACAAAAAGTAAATTAATTGCGATTATCTTTTTTTGTGTATTAAGTATTGAAACGCTTATTGCCCAAGAGCTGAATTGTTCAGTAACTGTAAACTCAACACAAATTTCAGGAACCGATAAAAAGATTTATTCGAGTATGCAAAAGTCTATTTTCGAGTTTATAAACAGTACTAAATGGACGAATGACATATTTAAAACTGAAGAACGAATTGAATGTAGTATGCTTATAAATATTACCGAACGCATTGGTGTTGATGAATTTAAAGCCACTATGCAATTGCAAATTCGCCGACCGGTTTATAAAAGCTCCTACAGTACCAATTTGTTGAATTATATGGACAATGATTTTACCTTTAAATATGTTGAATTTCAACCCATCGTTTTTGCTGAAAATACATACACCGATAATTTGAGTTCGATGTTATCTTTTTATGCTTACATGATTATTGGAATTGATTATGATAGTTTCACAATGAACGGAGGACAACCATTTTTTGTGAAAGCACAAACCGTTGTAAATAATGCTCAATCAGCAACTGATAAGGGTTGGAAATCGTTTGATGGCGATAAAAATAAATACTGGTTTTGCGAAAATATGCTCAATTCTAATTATAAATTGATTCGACAAGCTATGTATAAATATCACCGAACCGGTTTAGATTTAATGAGTACCAAAATGGAAGAAGGGCGAACAGCTATTTCAGAATGTTTAATAAGTTTAAAGACAACTTATGATGTTACCCCAAATTCCTATTTAATGCAGGTATTTTTTAATGCCAAGGCCGATGAAATTGTAAATATTTTTACTCCGGCTTTCCCTGAACAAAAAGCAAAATTGCTCAACGTATTAAATGTAATTGATCCGGGAAATTCGAGCAAGTACAGCAAAATAATGGGTAATTAAATATACCATTGACTAGTTTTGGGGCTTCCTATTCAGTTTCAAAAATAAACTACCTGGTATACTATTTTTGGCAATGTGATCTTCTATACATTATTTAATTAAACCAAAAGCCAAAAACTCGCTTGCTTACATATCAAGTGTAAGTTCGACTCCTTAATAAAAGCTGTTATTAAAAAGTTCCGAAAAATAACTGCGTGAATTAATGCGGTAAAGTATACTAGAACTGTGAAGCTGCCGTTTTTTTAAACAAACCAATCGAGTTCAAACCTGTTTAGAAAGCAGAATTTTCGATTAATAAATCACATATTTATCGTTACAACTATATGGTGACGCTTAGTCCGATATTTTTTCTATTTTTGCCGCCTTATCATTTTTAACCGCTATGTTGGAAAATTCGAACGGGCAAAGAGAATTTAACTCTTCAAATTTGATTGCATTGGTATTGAAATGGAAAAAGCAATTAGCAACAGTTGCGGCCATTGCATTTTTGATTTCCACCATTGTGGCATTTTTTATACTTGAGCCTAAATTTAAGTCTACCGTGGTGCTATTTCCTGCCAGTACAGCATCCATCTCTAAATCCTTATTGATTTTAAATCCTCAGGAAAAGGATGATATATTAAAATTTGGTGAAGAAGCTGAAGCTGAACAATTGCTTCAAATTTTAAATTCAGATGAAATTCGTGAACGTATTTGCAAAAAGTACGATTTGCTGCATCATTATGAAATTGATGATAACGAAAAATACAAACTCACTAAATTGTACGATAAATACGAAGACAATATTAGCTTTAGAAGAACTGAATTAATGTCGGTTAAAATTGAAGTGTTGGATAAAGATCCAAAAATAGCCTGCGATATTGCCAACGATATATCGAGTTTACTAGATACCATTAAAAATAAAGTGCAGCATGAACGTGCCTTAATGGGATTAAAAATTGTTGAAGGAGAATATTACGGATTAAAGCAAGAAATTAAAGATATTGAAGACTCCTTAAAAACGCTGAGATTAATGGGTATAAACGATTATGAAAGTCAATCAGCCGCTTTTAACGAACAATATGCAACTGCCTTAGCTAAAGGAAACAATGCAGGAGTGAAGCAATTGGAAGATAAAATCAAAATCTTGTCGGAATATGGGGGAGCTTATTTATCAATGGGAAATTATGTAGAGTTGTTGCGTGAACAATTGAGTTTAGTAAAAGCAAAATACCAGGAAGCAAAGGTAGATGCTGAAAAAAATATTGCAGCAAAATTTATCATAAACCGAGGTTATATAGCCGAAAAAAAATCGTATCCTATTCGATGGCTGGTTATAGCTGCTAGTATGGTTTCATCACTTTTATTTGCGTTACTTTTTATTATCGGATACGAAAACTATTACACTATAAACAAAAAATAAATGGCTCAGGAATTTAATAGCTCCAACATGCTTCAGCTAATTTTGAAATGGAAGAAGCAATTGATTATTGTGTTGATTATTTCGGTTGTTAGTTCGGCTTTTTTTTCGAGCAGCCTCTTTATCAAACCAAAATACAAATCGACAGCAGTAGCCTACCCAATTAATCTATTGCCTTATGGGGAAGAGTCAACTACTGAGCAATTGTTGCAATTATTGCAATCGGTTGCCGTGCGTGATTGCGTTTTAACAAAGTTACACCTTGCACAACATTACAAAATTGATGACAGTTATCCCTTAGGCAAATCCTATGTTTTAGCTGAGTGGTCAGAAAATATTACCATCGGTAAAACCGACCTTGAATCGGCTGAGATTAAAGTATTGGATACTGATCCGGATACAGCTTGTGTTATAGTGAATGAAATTGTAAATCAAGCGAATCTATTGGCCCGTTCCTTACAACGAAAAAGTTCGGCCGAATTAATTGTGATGTACAAAAAGCAATTATCCGATATTAAAAACAACATCGACTCAATGGATTCTGCCATTAAAATTTTGCGAACAGATTATGGCATTACAGAGTTTGATGCACAAGTTAAAGAAGTTACCAGGGGATATTTAAAAACTGCCGGAAGTTCTTCCAATGTTGATAAAATGAAAGATGTAGAAGCTGTTAAATTGATGCGAAATTTTCAAGAAAAAGGAGGAGAATATTTAACGCTTAAAAATTTAATTAATTCGCAAAAGTCATTTTATTTTAAAAAATTGGAAGAATTCAATTTGGTAAGAACCGATATGGATAAAAAACTTACTTATTCTAATTTGGTATCGAAACCTTCGCCTGCTAATAAAAAATCATATCCTGTTCGATGGATGATTGTTTTAATCAGTGCAATTTCCTCCATCTTCTTTGCGCTGATTGTAATTGGATACATCGATAGAAAGAATGCTTTTACTGAAATCATAGAAAAATAAAATCCTTTCGGTGATTGATAAATTACATATACGCAGTTTATACTTATATAGCATCCTGTTTATTGTTGCTTCAGCGGTATGTATTGTAAAGGAGCAATATTGGTTCTTAGCTTTACCAATTGCTGCTAGTCTTGTGTTGCTTTATATATATGCATTAGACAAACTAATGCTTTTTATTTTGTTTGCTACACCACTGGCTGTAGAATATAAAAATCCTGATTTCCAAATTGCCTTTAGTATGCCAACGGAGCCTTTGATGTTTGGTATATTATTATTATTCATAATTCGTTTATTGTACGAAGGTAAAATCGAAAAGAAAATACTCCGTCATCCTGTAAGCATTGCCTTACTTGCATCCTTAGTATGGACTTCAATTACTTGTTTAGCTTCATCTATGCCGCTTGTTTCATTTAAATTTTTATTAGCCCGACTATGGTTTGTATGTACCTTTTATTTTTTAGGAATTCAACTTTTTAAAAATATTGACAACATAAAAAAATTAATCTGGCTTTCAGTAATTCCTATGACAGCGGTTATTATATATACCGTAGTTTTACACAGCCAGCATGGTTTTGACGAAGATTCGGCGCATTGGGTAATGTGGCCATTTTATGCCGATCATACTGTGTACGGAGCATTATTAGCATTATTTATACCGGTTGTAATAGGTTTAAGTACCACCATTAAAACCAATCCTTTTGCAAAAGTTATTGCTTGGATTATACTCTTTGTATTTTTAGTTGGATTGGTTTTTTCTTATACACGTGCTGCCTGGGTTAGTTTAGCAGCAGCAACAGGCGTTTATGTGTTAATTTTATTGCGAATTAAATTTTTAACTTTTTTACTTTCAGCAGTTACCTTGATAGTTTTGTTTTTAACTTTTCAAGAGCAAATTTTTATGAAGCTCGAAAAAAACCGTCAAGACTCTTCGAACAATTTAACTGAACATGTGCAATCAATTTCCAACATTTCGTCGGATGCCTCAAACCTTGAAAGGGTAAACCGCTGGAGTTGTGCCATACGCATGTTTAAAGAACGACCTATTTTGGGATTTGGCCCCGGTACATACATGTTTAAATATGCACCTTACCAGTTTTCGTATGAAAAAACCATCATTAGTACCAACAATGGTGATAATGGAAATGCTCACAGCGAGTATATTGGCCCATTAGCCGAACAAGGAATTTTAGGATTAATCTTTGTTTTGGTTTTATTTACTACAATTATTATAACCGGCTTGCGGGTTTATAATCGTGTAGAAAACAAAGAAGCGAGAGTATATTCGCTTGTATTTTTATTAGGTTTAATAACCTATTTTGTGCATGGAATACTCAACAATTTTTTAGATCAGGACAAAGCTTCTGTACCATTTTGGGCTTTTGTAGCTGCCATAGTTGCCATCGATATTTACCAAACAAAAAAATTAGATAAAACGGCAACTCAATAAGGCTATATCGTCGATATACGGCCTGTTTTGTTTAAATTTATTGAGTGAGTTAATCAATTGATTATTTACTTCATACATGGGTAAATTTGATTTACGCATGAGTACATTGGTCATATTATCAAAACCAAATTCTTCATCCATATTATTGTTTTGCTCAACTAAACCGTCGGTATAGCAAAGTAATATACTTCCTTCAGCAACGGTGATAATACCTTCTTTAATGCGAGGAATTTCTTCGAGCATTCCTAATCCTATACATCCTGTTGTAAGCATCATTGGATTGCTTTTTGAAAGCAGGAGAGGAGGGTTATGCCCGGCATTTATGTATGAAAGTACCTTTGTAACAGTATTGTATTTAGCGACAAAAAGTGTGATGAATTTTTCGCCCATTGCATTTTTAAAAACTAGTTCATTTAGTTCTAAAATTACCTCTGGCAAAGACGAGTTGTGTCTAAACAAGGCTCTTAAATTAGCTTGAAAATTTGCCATTAAAAGTGCTGCTGATACTCCTTTACCGGAAACATCCGCCATGCAAAAAACTACTTCATTTTTGTTGAGTCGAATAAAATCGTAATAATCGCCTCCTACTTGCTGATGTGGTTGATAGTAGGCTGCAATCTCCAATTTATCGTCGTTGGGCAAAGAGCTTGGAAATAACATAGATTGCATTTCCGAAGCCATTTTCATTTCTTTTTTTTCACCTTCCTGACGAATATTTTCAAGCGTTAACTTTTGATTTTCGATGGCAACTAAAATAATGTTGGTGAGCGTTTGGATAAAGGGTAAGTGCTTAATTGTTGGGCTCATTTCCAGTTTATCCTCGTCCAAATCACCAATCAATAAATAAGCAATGGCCTTTGCATTATGAAATACCGGGATTACCACATCAAAACTATCTGAATTTCCGAAGACATTTATTTCGGTAATTTCTTTAAACTTTAATATGTTCTCATCAAATTGAATATCGTCTTCAACGACTTGTTCCATGCCCTTTTTCAATACGCAAATCCAATCGGAAGCATGAATAAAAAGCGCCAACTTTCCAATTTTAAGGTCGTTGACTAGTATATGTTCATAAATGGTAAATAATTCCTGTGTACCTACATTGCTGTTAATCGCTTTGGTAATTTCGAGTAGCGATTTAAGCTTGAGGTTATTCATTTTTCTGCGAGAAAGCACCCCTTCACCTCGTTCTTTACCTTCTTCTTTCTTCATACAAATACTTCATGAGTGGGTTTACACTTATTGATTTTCGTTTTCAAATAATTCATTTATGCGTTTCAAGTATGCAATTTCTTTCATCTTGTTTCTGGCATCCTGCACAGGTGAGCCAAAATAGGTTTTATTTCCTTCAATGCTTTTTCCAACACCTGATTGACCAAGTACTACAGCGCCTTTGCCAATGGTTAAATCTTTTTGTACTCCAACTTGTCCCCACAAAGTAACATCATCTTCAATTACTACAACTCCTGCAACGCCAACTTGAGCAGCCATTAAGCAATTTTTTCCTACCACGGTGTCATGACCAATATGTATCTGATTATCGAGTTTGCTTCCTTTTCCAATTCGTGTATCACCTGAAACACCTTTATCAATGGTGCAAAGTGCGCCAATTTCAACATCGTCTTCAATTACAACACGTCCACAAGAATACATTTTATCGAAACCGCTAGGACGCTTTTTAAAGTAGAATGCATCTGCGCCAAGCACTGTACCAGCATGAATTACCACATTGTCACCAATTACTGTATGATCGTAAATACTCACGTTGGAATGTATTAAACAGTTTTTCCCAATTTGAACTTCTTCTCCAACAAACACACCCGGTTGTAGTATAGTACCGGCGCCTATTTTTGCAGTATTGCTAATGGCCATACTCGCGGCTGTAAAAGTTCGGAAATGCTTACATAGGTAAACATAATCGCTAAACGGATCGTCCGATAAGATAATAGATTTACCTTCCGGACATTCAACTTCTTTATTAATAAGTATGGTTGTTGCTTTTGATTGAAGCGCTTTATCATAATATTTAGGATGATCAACAAAGGTTAAATCACCTTTTTCAACCATGTGAATTTCATTGATTCCGGTTATTTTAAATTCGGCAGAACCAATGTATTTTGCA is a window encoding:
- a CDS encoding DUF4835 family protein → MTKSKLIAIIFFCVLSIETLIAQELNCSVTVNSTQISGTDKKIYSSMQKSIFEFINSTKWTNDIFKTEERIECSMLINITERIGVDEFKATMQLQIRRPVYKSSYSTNLLNYMDNDFTFKYVEFQPIVFAENTYTDNLSSMLSFYAYMIIGIDYDSFTMNGGQPFFVKAQTVVNNAQSATDKGWKSFDGDKNKYWFCENMLNSNYKLIRQAMYKYHRTGLDLMSTKMEEGRTAISECLISLKTTYDVTPNSYLMQVFFNAKADEIVNIFTPAFPEQKAKLLNVLNVIDPGNSSKYSKIMGN
- a CDS encoding O-antigen ligase family protein encodes the protein MIDKLHIRSLYLYSILFIVASAVCIVKEQYWFLALPIAASLVLLYIYALDKLMLFILFATPLAVEYKNPDFQIAFSMPTEPLMFGILLLFIIRLLYEGKIEKKILRHPVSIALLASLVWTSITCLASSMPLVSFKFLLARLWFVCTFYFLGIQLFKNIDNIKKLIWLSVIPMTAVIIYTVVLHSQHGFDEDSAHWVMWPFYADHTVYGALLALFIPVVIGLSTTIKTNPFAKVIAWIILFVFLVGLVFSYTRAAWVSLAAATGVYVLILLRIKFLTFLLSAVTLIVLFLTFQEQIFMKLEKNRQDSSNNLTEHVQSISNISSDASNLERVNRWSCAIRMFKERPILGFGPGTYMFKYAPYQFSYEKTIISTNNGDNGNAHSEYIGPLAEQGILGLIFVLVLFTTIIITGLRVYNRVENKEARVYSLVFLLGLITYFVHGILNNFLDQDKASVPFWAFVAAIVAIDIYQTKKLDKTATQ
- a CDS encoding PP2C family protein-serine/threonine phosphatase; amino-acid sequence: MKKEEGKERGEGVLSRRKMNNLKLKSLLEITKAINSNVGTQELFTIYEHILVNDLKIGKLALFIHASDWICVLKKGMEQVVEDDIQFDENILKFKEITEINVFGNSDSFDVVIPVFHNAKAIAYLLIGDLDEDKLEMSPTIKHLPFIQTLTNIILVAIENQKLTLENIRQEGEKKEMKMASEMQSMLFPSSLPNDDKLEIAAYYQPHQQVGGDYYDFIRLNKNEVVFCMADVSGKGVSAALLMANFQANLRALFRHNSSLPEVILELNELVFKNAMGEKFITLFVAKYNTVTKVLSYINAGHNPPLLLSKSNPMMLTTGCIGLGMLEEIPRIKEGIITVAEGSILLCYTDGLVEQNNNMDEEFGFDNMTNVLMRKSNLPMYEVNNQLINSLNKFKQNRPYIDDIALLSCRFI
- a CDS encoding UDP-3-O-(3-hydroxymyristoyl)glucosamine N-acyltransferase, whose amino-acid sequence is MQLAPSQTLQQIAQLINAKYIGSAEFKITGINEIHMVEKGDLTFVDHPKYYDKALQSKATTILINKEVECPEGKSIILSDDPFSDYVYLCKHFRTFTAASMAISNTAKIGAGTILQPGVFVGEEVQIGKNCLIHSNVSIYDHTVIGDNVVIHAGTVLGADAFYFKKRPSGFDKMYSCGRVVIEDDVEIGALCTIDKGVSGDTRIGKGSKLDNQIHIGHDTVVGKNCLMAAQVGVAGVVVIEDDVTLWGQVGVQKDLTIGKGAVVLGQSGVGKSIEGNKTYFGSPVQDARNKMKEIAYLKRINELFENENQ